From a region of the Dyella jiangningensis genome:
- the trxA gene encoding thioredoxin TrxA, translating to MSDLITHVSDDAFEQEVLNSDTPVLLDFWAEWCGPCKAIAPILDELAQQYEGKLRIAKINIDHNQKTPRNYGVRGIPTLMVFKNGKVEATQIGAVSKGQLTQLIDKAI from the coding sequence GTGAGCGACCTGATTACCCATGTAAGCGATGACGCCTTCGAGCAGGAAGTGCTCAATTCCGATACGCCCGTGCTGCTCGATTTCTGGGCGGAATGGTGCGGCCCCTGCAAGGCCATTGCGCCGATCCTGGACGAGCTGGCCCAGCAGTACGAGGGCAAGCTGCGCATCGCCAAGATCAACATCGACCATAACCAGAAGACGCCCCGCAACTACGGCGTCCGCGGCATCCCGACCCTGATGGTGTTCAAGAACGGCAAGGTCGAAGCCACCCAGATCGGCGCCGTCAGCAAGGGTCAGCTCACCCAGCTGATCGACAAGGCCATCTAA